The following are from one region of the Coriobacteriia bacterium genome:
- a CDS encoding glucose 1-dehydrogenase translates to MGQLEGKVAIITGAGSGMGRAMAVRFGKEGAKVVAVDYAGESAEETCGLVRGPGCEAVAVRGDISDPADIDAAMQAAIGGFGRLDILCNNAGIIDMAGLMDTDWDYWDRVLRINLKGVAMFSQKAVPEMLKQGKGSIVNTASIAGLVGGAGGLSYTASKHGVVGITKSMAIELSPQGIRVNAICPGAVTTGMTTDFQGVPGFVEGNAIPRWGTADEIANMALFLASDESSFITGAAYPVDGGWVAK, encoded by the coding sequence ATGGGTCAACTCGAAGGCAAGGTCGCGATCATCACCGGAGCCGGCTCGGGGATGGGCCGTGCGATGGCGGTCCGCTTCGGCAAGGAAGGCGCGAAGGTCGTCGCCGTCGACTACGCGGGCGAATCCGCCGAGGAGACCTGCGGCTTGGTGCGGGGGCCCGGGTGCGAGGCCGTCGCCGTGCGCGGCGACATCTCCGACCCGGCCGACATCGACGCCGCGATGCAGGCTGCGATCGGCGGGTTCGGCAGGCTCGACATCCTGTGCAACAACGCCGGCATCATCGACATGGCCGGCCTGATGGACACCGACTGGGACTACTGGGACCGCGTCCTGCGGATCAACCTCAAGGGCGTGGCGATGTTCTCCCAGAAGGCGGTCCCCGAGATGCTCAAGCAGGGGAAGGGCTCGATCGTCAACACCGCGTCGATAGCCGGTCTCGTCGGCGGCGCGGGCGGGCTCTCCTACACGGCGTCGAAGCACGGCGTCGTGGGCATCACGAAGTCGATGGCGATCGAACTCTCGCCGCAGGGGATCAGGGTCAACGCGATATGCCCCGGCGCCGTCACCACGGGCATGACGACCGACTTCCAGGGGGTGCCCGGGTTCGTGGAGGGCAACGCGATCCCGCGCTGGGGCACCGCCGACGAGATCGCGAACATGGCGCTGTTCCTCGCGTCCGACGAGTCGAGCTTCATCACGGGTGCGGCGTACCCCGTCGACGGCGGCTGGGTCGCCAAGTGA
- a CDS encoding peptidylprolyl isomerase, with amino-acid sequence MAPESGETVRVHYRGTLSDGTEFDSSKGRDPLEFKLGEGQVIPGFESHVSSLRPGESATFTIPAQEAYGERVESATQPVPKDAFQTEPEVGWQVQLTSRDGRQVMAQVAEIEDEEVVLDFNHPLAGEDLTFEVTLVAVEGR; translated from the coding sequence ATGGCACCGGAATCCGGCGAAACGGTACGGGTCCACTACCGCGGGACGCTTTCCGACGGAACGGAGTTCGACAGCAGCAAGGGGCGCGACCCGCTCGAGTTCAAGCTGGGCGAGGGCCAGGTGATCCCGGGGTTCGAGTCGCACGTCTCGTCGCTGCGGCCCGGGGAGTCCGCCACCTTCACGATCCCCGCTCAGGAAGCCTACGGTGAGCGGGTGGAGAGCGCGACCCAGCCGGTCCCCAAGGACGCGTTCCAGACGGAGCCCGAGGTCGGGTGGCAGGTCCAGCTCACGTCCCGGGACGGCCGGCAGGTCATGGCCCAGGTGGCCGAGATCGAGGACGAGGAGGTCGTGCTCGACTTCAACCACCCGCTCGCGGGCGAGGACCTCACCTTCGAGGTCACGCTCGTTGCGGTCGAGGGACGGTAG
- a CDS encoding ABC transporter ATP-binding protein produces MTQPAIQVEDLRYSYGDLEAVKGISFDVAPGEILGFLGPNGAGKSTTIKMLTGQLKPKGGRARILGADTGRDTPEVQARIGVVFEEKNLYLNMSGAENLRFFGSLFGVRPDVDGLLRRVGLAERGRDRVGGYSKGMRQRLMVARALVNEPEVLFLDEPTDGLDPVSSKAIRNLIKQQAERGVAVLLTTHDMWEADELSDRVAFLNEGVVYALDTPENLKLAYGERAVKVRVRTDGGIREQVVALDAPDAGERLMAAVGAEGLMTIHTEEATLEAIFIQMTGRGLEG; encoded by the coding sequence ATGACGCAGCCCGCGATCCAAGTCGAGGACCTGCGGTACAGCTACGGAGACCTCGAGGCGGTCAAAGGCATCAGCTTCGACGTGGCGCCCGGCGAGATCCTCGGCTTCCTCGGTCCGAACGGCGCCGGCAAGTCCACCACGATCAAGATGCTCACCGGCCAACTCAAGCCCAAGGGCGGGCGCGCGCGGATCCTGGGCGCAGACACGGGCCGGGACACCCCCGAGGTCCAGGCGCGCATCGGCGTGGTGTTCGAGGAGAAGAACCTGTACCTGAACATGTCCGGCGCGGAGAACCTGCGCTTCTTCGGCAGCCTGTTCGGCGTGAGGCCCGACGTCGACGGGCTGCTGCGCAGGGTGGGGTTGGCGGAGCGGGGGCGCGACCGCGTGGGCGGGTACTCCAAGGGCATGCGGCAGCGCCTGATGGTCGCGCGCGCGCTGGTCAACGAGCCCGAGGTGCTCTTCCTCGACGAGCCCACCGACGGGTTGGATCCGGTGTCGTCCAAAGCCATCCGCAACCTCATCAAGCAGCAGGCCGAGCGGGGCGTGGCCGTGCTGCTGACCACGCACGACATGTGGGAGGCCGACGAGCTCTCGGACCGCGTGGCCTTCCTGAACGAGGGCGTCGTCTACGCTCTGGACACACCCGAGAATCTGAAGCTGGCGTACGGCGAGCGCGCCGTGAAGGTGCGCGTGCGCACCGACGGCGGGATCCGCGAGCAGGTCGTGGCGCTGGACGCCCCGGATGCGGGCGAGCGGTTGATGGCCGCGGTCGGCGCGGAGGGCCTGATGACCATCCACACCGAGGAGGCCACCCTCGAGGCGATCTTCATCCAGATGACAGGACGGGGGCTCGAGGGATGA